Below is a genomic region from Betta splendens chromosome 8, fBetSpl5.4, whole genome shotgun sequence.
ATCAAATAGTTGGACCGTATAGAGTTTCAGCCTGGACTAAAATGGTCAGTCGCGTAGTGAGACAGACTGAGCGCCATGCCTGCTGTTACACCAGCAGCACGGCTGAAGGCACTGGTTGGAACTTGTTCTCGTGTACCAGTGTGAAGGCGCCTCCCTAATCTGAGCTAGGTACAAACTATTTATACTGACCGAGTGTGGGAGAGGCAAAAATAGCTCGTTCCTGAAGCCTTTGATCGAACAGTTAAACGggcccagaaaacacagtggcACGCTTCATACAAAGATGAATGAGTAACCTACTGAGCGTGTGAAGCACAGGAGGCCGTTTGTAGGCCTGCGCATGCATTTAGTATTTTTGTTCCAGCATGTTTGGACCTTTTGGGACATGGAGGCTGACCTAGGTGGTGGAGGGATATTAATAGCTGGGGCACCTAGTGTCTGGTAGAGTGCTCGGTGCTGAGCAGCAACATTTAGTTGCAGTCTGTACGTGGAAGGAAATGCCAGATGGCTTCCTCACCCTGGCTCTGCCGGCCAGTTACAAATAGGAAGTTGGTCGCACAATCAAAACCTTGCTCTTGAGATGTCAGTTTAACTTGTTTCCAGTGCTGAGAGTCATCGGTACTGGTCTATGTAGCTGTGTGACATCCTTTACTCTCCCTTCTTCCCTCCAGTGGGTATTCCAACAATAAAGTGGTGTGGCGCAGAAGGCGACTACAATGTGatggtgatggagctgctggggcCCAGTCTGGAGGATCTGTTCAACTTTTGTTCTCGGAAGTTCAGCCTCAAGACAGTCCTGCTTCTGGCAGATCAGATGGTGAGAGGACGCCCCACGAGACACGTGCCTCTAAGCTACACAAGCACTTCTGTTGTAAAGCTGAGAAAAGCAGTTGTTTATGGGATGTGGTCCCTTTCCTATTTGTTGTGGGGTAAATATAACACAAACGGGCAGCGGGTCTTCCCTGCACAATAAAGATGACTAATGACCTCATTTGTTTTGGTTCGGTCATTTTTATGCTGATGGAATTTTCTaatgtttttctccccagatcAGCCGCATTGAATACATTCACTCCAAGAACTTCATTCACAGAGATGTGAAGCCAGATAATTTCCTGATGGGTTTGGGGAAGAAGGGCAACCTGGTCTACATCATCGACTTCGGCTTGGCCAAGAAATACCGCGACGCCCGCACACACCAGCACATCCCCTACCGCGAGAACAAGAACCTGACTGGCACGGCCCGCTACGCCTCCATCAACACCCACCTGGGCATTGGTAAAAAGAAAACCTACCCACTGGTGCCATTAATACATGGGTCTGTATGTGCCGTAGAGTTGactgtttcctgcttcctctctttgtctACAGAACAGTCCAGACGGGACGATTTGGAGTCGCTGGGATACGTCCTCATGTACTTCAACCTGGGTTCTCTTCCCTGGCAGGGTCTCAAAGCCGCCACCAAGAGGCAGAAGTATGAACGCATCAGTGAGAAGAAAATGTCCACTCCCATCGAGGTTCTCTGCAAAGGATACCCCTGTATGTTTGAGTCTTCCCCAACCTCCTGATATGTTGATACTCAGGCTTGTCAGAACATGTCTGTAACCCTTCATGTCGTCTTTGTTTCCACAGCCGAGTTCGCCACATACTTGAACTTCTGCCGCTCTTTGCGGTTCGATGACAAGCCTGACTACTCGTACCTTCGCCAGCTCTTCAGGAACCTCTTCCACAGACAGGGCTTCTCCTACGACTATGTCTTTGACTGGAATATGCTCAAATTTGTAAGTTTATATTAACACGTGGAGAATTAATGTCTCTTACTTTTTTCACCTTTTGAAATAGAGACTGCATTCTACCTGACATCAGTGCAGCTGGAAACAATCCTAACTAAAAGGTTTACATACAGATGAATATGCTATTGCAGTAGAGGCTGCAGTACTAAACAGAGGGGGGTCATGTGGCCTAGGTGCTATCAAACAGTGACTCCTAGCAACCAGTAACGTATAGAGAAATGTTATGCACATGGTGAAGAACTACTAGTGGCCTGTCTTCAATGAACACTTGACTCTGCTGACAGACCCTGGGTCCCACTGCTGAGCACAGGTAGTTTGGATGTTCTGTTAAGATCTGACCACAAGTGTTTCATAAAACACTCCACATAGCAGACACGTTGTCAAGAATTCACCGACAAATCACCTGTTCACATATAGGCTTAGGTAAACTGAAACACTTTGTATGTTAACAACCCAATAAAAACAAGAAGCTGACTTTCTGCTAAACCAGTTTGACCgtcaataaacaaaaaagatgTAATGTCACATGAGTCAACATCGTGCAGGAAACATGCAGCACATGAACGCAATGATTAGAACAAAATTTAAATGGCCCAAGCTTCCAGGCTAAGTGTGATCCCTTTGTGTCCTTCAGGGTGCCAACAGAGCCGTGGAGGATGCAGAGAGGGAGCGccgggagcgggaggagagacTGAGGCCCAGTAGGAATCCCGGGCCCAGGGGCATGGCCTCTGCCTCTGGAAGAGCTAGAGCGGCTCAGGATGTTGCAGCCCCCTCCCCACTCAATTCCAACCCACACACAGGTTTGTTTCGTTTACATGGCTCCTCCTCTGTAAAAAGATGTGTTCATATGGAtttctctgtgtgaatgtgaaatcTTAgataaacatgtttaaaatgacAATCATTATATTTCAGTCAGTTTggtatttctatttatttagaAACTGTATTACATCTCTTCATCACCAACatagttttattattacatgGTGTCCAGCAATCTGGTTTTGTCATCAGCGTCCTGTAATAACTTTCTTTGTTTCCCCTGGTTCAGGgttggagaaagagaggaaagtgAGTATGCGTCTCCATCGCGGGGCTCCTGTGAACATCTCCTCCTCAGATCTGACAGGGCGCCAGGACACATCCCGCATGTCCTCACAGGTAAACGGAGGCACCGTTAATGGACATGGTGTGATGGTCATTTGGTGGGGAAGGCACAATAGACAGACTCATCTGGGACTAATTGCACAATAAATGCATCTTGAAAACGGGAACAATATGTTGCAAAACAACACTATGTATCAGCAAgaacagtctgtgtttgagACGGTGACGGTCAGAACTTCCCTGTTTGGTTTGTTCCCAGTTTTGTGTACAGAGCTGATAAGCACTGAAAAGAGTTAAGGTCCCATCATAGAGCATTTATTAATATACAGCTGATTTAGTGTGTATCAGGAAGCTGAGGATGCTATCTCTGTGCTAGTCAACAGAACAAACTGTTAAGCCTTGATTGCTTTTGGTACTGACTGTACTGATGTCATTAAACAATCATTTCCATTCGTCTTTTGAAGGCTCTGTCCCGGGTGACGCCCAGCGGCCTCCAGTCTGCAGCTCCTCGATGAGCCCTCCCTCCCGTCTTTGCACCACGGAGGCCTCAACATGCAccacctgcagcacacacacacaacacacacatacactggaCTCCTAAATGACACCACACACCAAGCAATGTGCAATAGTCTGACTGCACTCGCCACATGACCCAGGAAGCGTTGCACAACCCgagtgttggtgtgtgtgtggtgggtggaaGCAGTGTGGTTGCATTAACCACCTCAGCAAAGGAGCAGCCACAGCCtcactttttctcctcctcccacgaAAGCTGGGGAAACACTCACCCTCGTCTTTACTGTTAAAGAAGCCATGGATTCACTTTTTCTgacggcttttttttttttttttttggttttaactTTGGTTTTATTCTTTAGCATTAAAACTCTCCAACACCAGCTCCACTGGTAAGACTTTAGAAAGGTTTGAATAGGGAGATTGACaaaactttaaatattaaacatgtgtgtgtggaacttTTGTAACTAAGAACGTGAGTTAAGACACAGATTTATTGTGGCAGTTAAAAGGAAAATGCCtcaattttattttgtgtccTGAAAGATTCAAGACGaaaccttttctctttttttaggTGTTTGATGTTTAATTATGACGATAGGATGAACCATTTTAAAATGGGATGAAAGGCCTTCTGATGTTCTCCTCAAAGGTTTTCccattcttttttttgttcctcctcAGGTGTGTAGGAGCAGTGGATGTTGTAGTTAATCCAAAACATGcagcatgtttctgtctgtcgcTGCTTAGAAAAAAGCTGTGACtggaacagtaaaatagttggAACTGGTTCCACGCTGAATGGATGAGACGTTCACCTGTTGCGTAGTGATGTGGAtttagtttttgtgtgtttcgTCCAGTTCTAACTTCTTCGTCTACTAGCCTCACCCTAGACTTATCTGTCCATTATGAGTTCGCTATGAGACGCGATGCTGTTTGCTCTGACCTAGAACCTCATAATAAATCTCTTATCACTGACTTGGACCAAAATTCCAACTTCAGCAAACAGtggtttcacatttacattgtaCTTCACATTTCAAGTTTGTGGAGTTGCCAAATCCACAGCTGGTCAGATTCATGACAATTTGAAGCATTAATTGTTGGAAGACATATTGCTTCTTTAAGAAGATCATGTTTGTCCATGACCTGATTCAGATGATTCAATATTGATCATGTGCCATTACACAACATTTTATAATGCTGTTAAATAGAATGGCTTTAATGAACCTGCCTTTGTCAGCTGGCATGTCTCTTCTGACAgctttacaaaatacaaaatccTTTGAAGCAGACTTCTGGTTTTAAGTCCGGCTGTGGTCTGTGTTGGAGCTTGGCTGTAATAAGCTGAGTCGTTTTTCACAGAATTCAACAGTTGCCACCTCAAACAATTTACAATGGCTAAACTCTACACACTCTACTGGGGAAATTAAAGCTGGAGCATATGCAGCACAAATGGGTAAGAGATACAGTGGACTGTAAATAAATC
It encodes:
- the csnk1da gene encoding casein kinase I → MELRVGNRYRLGRKIGSGSFGDIYLGTDISVGEEVAIKLECVKTKHPQLHIESKIYKMMQGGVGIPTIKWCGAEGDYNVMVMELLGPSLEDLFNFCSRKFSLKTVLLLADQMISRIEYIHSKNFIHRDVKPDNFLMGLGKKGNLVYIIDFGLAKKYRDARTHQHIPYRENKNLTGTARYASINTHLGIEQSRRDDLESLGYVLMYFNLGSLPWQGLKAATKRQKYERISEKKMSTPIEVLCKGYPSEFATYLNFCRSLRFDDKPDYSYLRQLFRNLFHRQGFSYDYVFDWNMLKFGANRAVEDAERERREREERLRPSRNPGPRGMASASGRARAAQDVAAPSPLNSNPHTGLEKERKVSMRLHRGAPVNISSSDLTGRQDTSRMSSQALSRVTPSGLQSAAPR